The Spirochaeta isovalerica genome includes a window with the following:
- a CDS encoding FAD-binding oxidoreductase encodes MFLLILFYLALPILQIYLFISGQFGATTWDILNFTASILAVHWLLANVLMSSKIPLLQKVIPYDQRIRFHIFSSLGIVAAVLYHAIFKLTIGFELDPVTLGLAAALGLTLAGGILWIPVPGLKGLRTYLLNRFSRGKEPDYDRSKQWHGYFILALGLLIIIHITGAGLFVEVPPVSALLYFLLYGFSSGSYLLSRTKLFRTESRVLSVEDKQGIITIRLQPERKFSYRSGQFTFLETTGAEGRKEEHPFSFLSSRSGDGEEVSLAIRAVGDFTSDLKALKPGDSVTLRGSFGNFRPGREEALCFIASGIGTVPILSILKELHAAGDTRPIRLFLAVNDRNELPEREKIEAILSSMDNVQVNMMVYNEDGLRFSESFFKEEISDHRRYSYYLCSSPGVRSIVVDSLKKLGVRKSSIHFEAFSFA; translated from the coding sequence ATGTTTTTACTCATACTGTTTTATCTGGCGCTCCCCATATTGCAGATTTATTTGTTCATCAGCGGGCAATTCGGAGCAACGACCTGGGATATTCTGAATTTTACTGCATCCATATTAGCTGTGCACTGGCTTCTGGCCAACGTCCTGATGTCCTCGAAGATTCCCCTGCTTCAGAAAGTCATTCCCTATGACCAAAGAATCAGATTCCATATTTTTTCCTCCCTGGGAATAGTCGCGGCGGTTCTCTATCATGCGATTTTTAAACTGACGATCGGTTTCGAGCTCGATCCCGTCACTCTGGGACTGGCGGCAGCGCTCGGCCTGACGCTTGCAGGAGGCATACTGTGGATTCCCGTCCCGGGACTCAAAGGGTTGAGAACATATCTCTTAAACCGTTTTTCAAGAGGAAAAGAGCCGGATTATGACCGGTCCAAACAGTGGCACGGTTATTTCATTCTGGCACTGGGATTGCTGATAATCATCCACATTACAGGAGCCGGACTGTTCGTAGAAGTGCCTCCGGTTTCAGCCCTTCTTTATTTTCTGCTCTATGGTTTCTCCTCAGGATCCTATCTTCTCTCCCGGACGAAATTATTCCGGACTGAATCCAGGGTTCTATCTGTTGAAGATAAACAGGGGATTATCACCATCCGCCTTCAGCCGGAAAGAAAATTCTCCTACCGGAGCGGACAGTTCACCTTTCTCGAAACGACGGGAGCCGAAGGCAGAAAAGAGGAGCACCCCTTCTCCTTTCTCTCTTCCCGCAGCGGCGACGGAGAAGAAGTCAGTCTGGCTATCCGTGCCGTGGGTGATTTTACGAGTGATCTCAAAGCGCTGAAGCCCGGAGATTCTGTCACCCTGAGGGGCTCTTTCGGGAACTTCCGGCCAGGAAGGGAAGAAGCTCTGTGTTTCATCGCTTCGGGCATTGGAACGGTTCCCATTCTTAGCATACTGAAGGAACTCCATGCCGCTGGAGACACACGGCCGATCCGCCTCTTTCTGGCCGTCAATGACAGAAACGAACTCCCGGAAAGAGAAAAAATCGAAGCAATCCTCTCATCAATGGATAATGTCCAGGTCAATATGATGGTCTATAATGAGGATGGATTGAGATTCTCCGAATCCTTTTTCAAGGAAGAGATAAGCGACCACAGGCGATATTCCTATTACTTGTGCTCCTCTCCGGGCGTCCGGTCCATCGTTGTCGACTCCCTCAAAAAACTGGGGGTCAGAAAATCATCCATTCACTTCGAAGCTTTTTCATTCGCCTGA
- a CDS encoding response regulator transcription factor produces the protein MLNDDMNSYQKQTRILMIDDDSKLIDLLSRLFPQYGMVFSGETDPLKGLDQVKNNPPDIVVLDVMMPGTDGFEVCRRIRRESNLPIIMLSARGEAMDRIVGLELGADDYMSKPFEPRELITRIQVILRRAAPPSFKEKALVFGRLEVRPAERDAYFSGNPAGLSSMEYELLFFMASRPGRKFSRDELMAHLQGFDSDAYSRSVDITISRLRSKLGESARDARLIKSVHGFGYVFTGVEI, from the coding sequence ATGCTTAATGATGACATGAACAGTTATCAGAAACAGACACGAATACTAATGATTGACGATGATTCCAAACTCATCGATCTGCTTTCCCGATTATTCCCCCAGTACGGTATGGTTTTCAGTGGCGAAACCGATCCGCTGAAAGGGTTGGATCAGGTTAAAAACAATCCGCCGGACATTGTCGTCCTCGATGTTATGATGCCCGGTACTGACGGTTTTGAAGTGTGCCGCCGAATCCGCCGGGAGAGTAATCTTCCCATTATAATGCTTTCCGCCCGCGGCGAAGCCATGGACAGAATTGTCGGTCTGGAACTGGGGGCCGATGATTATATGAGCAAACCTTTTGAACCAAGGGAACTGATAACGAGGATTCAGGTTATTCTCAGGCGGGCTGCTCCCCCCTCTTTTAAAGAAAAAGCTCTTGTTTTCGGCAGGCTGGAAGTTCGTCCTGCTGAACGGGATGCCTATTTCTCCGGTAATCCCGCCGGTCTCTCCTCCATGGAGTATGAACTGCTTTTTTTCATGGCTTCCCGTCCCGGCAGGAAATTCAGCCGGGATGAATTGATGGCCCATCTGCAGGGGTTCGATTCCGATGCCTACAGCCGGTCCGTAGACATCACGATCAGCCGCTTAAGATCCAAATTGGGAGAAAGCGCCCGGGATGCCCGTCTGATCAAATCGGTCCACGGCTTCGGTTATGTTTTTACGGGAGTGGAAATTTGA
- a CDS encoding HAMP domain-containing sensor histidine kinase, whose translation MKVHPMHSVFIKLLGAFSAAFIVILIALMALRFLTAASPNMEISIDKARDYVQYLVYEIGNPPDLDKARDISASAGISIVITGPDLKWSSHGIYFNDEDDFPYFFPDWLDRQIVIESGNYSFRFSEFHSDLPLSLAFWIIMGSAVVVALLATYFMVRHLLKPLREMYGVALELGRANWKERVHPKGNDEFAVLGKALNSMADQIERHILSMHDLLGAISHELRSPLTRMKVALEFINDKSISESLSEEIDVLDRLTGDLLEQRRLAEGQGFLNREDLSLHSWLDGLSKSYLLEGFPLTIRKEGPDRLVRLDRSRMELAVRNLLENARKYASDSPVDLTVHSNGADGGFYLEVADRGPGVPEAMLVRLGEPFLLGDRSRSGRRDSGGFGLGLSIVKAVAEAHGAVFLPENRAGGGFSLRLVFPES comes from the coding sequence TTGAAAGTTCATCCTATGCATTCCGTCTTTATAAAGCTTCTGGGAGCCTTTTCAGCCGCTTTTATTGTCATCCTTATCGCCTTGATGGCTTTGAGGTTTCTCACTGCCGCATCTCCTAATATGGAGATTTCCATCGATAAAGCCCGCGATTATGTGCAGTATCTGGTTTATGAAATCGGCAATCCTCCCGATCTGGATAAAGCTCGGGATATTTCCGCTTCCGCCGGTATTTCTATTGTCATTACGGGACCGGATCTCAAATGGTCCAGCCACGGAATCTATTTTAACGATGAAGATGATTTCCCATATTTTTTCCCCGATTGGCTGGACCGGCAGATCGTGATCGAATCGGGGAATTACAGTTTCCGATTTTCTGAATTTCACTCCGATCTGCCCCTTTCCCTGGCTTTCTGGATTATTATGGGTAGTGCCGTAGTTGTGGCGCTACTCGCTACTTATTTTATGGTGCGCCATTTGCTGAAGCCGCTGCGGGAAATGTACGGCGTGGCTCTGGAGCTGGGCAGAGCCAATTGGAAGGAGAGAGTTCATCCCAAAGGTAATGATGAGTTTGCCGTTCTGGGAAAGGCTCTCAATTCGATGGCCGATCAGATAGAGCGGCATATTCTGTCGATGCACGATCTGCTGGGGGCCATCAGCCATGAGTTGCGTTCTCCTCTGACCCGCATGAAAGTGGCTCTCGAATTCATAAATGATAAAAGCATAAGCGAATCCCTAAGCGAGGAGATCGATGTTCTGGACCGTCTGACCGGAGACCTCCTCGAACAGAGGAGATTGGCAGAAGGACAGGGTTTTCTGAACCGGGAAGATCTCTCTCTCCATTCCTGGCTGGATGGATTGTCCAAGTCCTATCTGCTGGAAGGCTTCCCGCTGACTATCCGTAAGGAGGGGCCGGACAGATTGGTCCGGCTGGACAGAAGCCGGATGGAACTGGCCGTGAGGAATCTGCTGGAAAATGCCAGAAAATATGCATCGGATTCTCCTGTAGATCTAACAGTTCATAGCAATGGGGCGGACGGGGGGTTTTATCTGGAAGTCGCCGATAGAGGCCCCGGTGTTCCTGAAGCCATGCTGGTCAGGCTGGGAGAGCCTTTTCTTCTGGGAGACAGGTCCCGCTCGGGCAGAAGAGACTCAGGCGGTTTCGGTCTGGGGCTAAGCATCGTTAAAGCGGTAGCGGAAGCCCACGGAGCGGTTTTTCTTCCTGAAAACAGAGCCGGGGGAGGGTTTTCTCTCAGACTTGTTTTCCCGGAATCATAA
- a CDS encoding TetR/AcrR family transcriptional regulator has translation MNDTSKEELILEAAMDEFIARGWSGARMQSIADRAGINKTLLHYYYRSKENLYIKIVSLTMESFFGSVLKNISRTKDFKDFLKTFINTLVDVSSDNPRIPMFIMQELSRGGEAVLSILNDVLGKHNPPVTAVMLENINRAMAEGKIRKTSPIQLIMTMLGSCLYFSMAEPVVMKIGAMNGLMDGFDRKAFLEERKKEIFNTLYRGLENREGEQ, from the coding sequence GTGAATGACACATCGAAAGAGGAGCTGATCCTCGAAGCGGCCATGGACGAATTTATCGCCCGCGGCTGGAGCGGCGCGCGGATGCAGTCCATAGCCGACCGCGCAGGGATCAACAAGACGCTGCTGCACTATTACTACAGGTCCAAAGAAAATCTCTACATAAAAATTGTGTCTCTGACCATGGAATCTTTTTTCGGATCGGTTCTGAAAAATATCTCCCGTACGAAGGATTTCAAAGATTTCCTTAAAACCTTTATCAACACATTGGTCGATGTCTCATCTGATAATCCGAGAATCCCCATGTTTATCATGCAGGAGCTTTCCAGAGGGGGGGAGGCTGTCCTCTCCATTCTCAATGATGTTCTGGGTAAGCATAATCCTCCGGTAACAGCTGTCATGCTTGAGAATATCAACCGGGCCATGGCAGAGGGGAAAATACGAAAGACCAGCCCCATCCAGCTGATTATGACGATGCTGGGTTCCTGTCTCTACTTTTCCATGGCGGAACCGGTGGTTATGAAAATCGGTGCGATGAACGGCCTGATGGATGGCTTTGACCGGAAAGCTTTTCTCGAGGAAAGAAAAAAAGAAATTTTCAACACGCTCTACAGAGGCCTGGAAAACCGGGAGGGAGAACAATGA
- a CDS encoding HlyD family secretion protein, which yields MIKKMTLLIFGILILSCTAADEEEVYIGRMEADTLVISAQAAGELLELAVREGDQVEKGQIIGRIDSEGLSIQKRQQLAGLNALASQKESALLQIDQARVQLNLNRETLGKTEKLLSMGGAAEQKRDELATQVSVGESSLRILQSQYNLILAQEAELYAGIDMTDLAIEKSSVEAPVSGTILNRYHSPGELVARGTPLLEMADLSVLDLYVYLPLRKLTEVKVGQSAHIEVSGASQTYSGTLSWIASEGEFTPKTILTKETRDTLVYEVKIRVENPSGELKIGMPADVTF from the coding sequence ATGATCAAAAAAATGACTCTGCTTATATTCGGCATTCTTATATTATCCTGTACGGCTGCTGATGAAGAGGAAGTCTACATCGGGCGCATGGAGGCAGATACACTTGTCATCTCGGCGCAGGCGGCAGGAGAGCTTCTGGAACTTGCGGTCCGCGAAGGGGATCAGGTAGAAAAGGGGCAGATCATCGGGCGGATCGATTCGGAGGGTTTATCCATTCAGAAACGGCAGCAGCTGGCCGGACTGAATGCCCTGGCCAGCCAGAAGGAATCCGCTCTGCTTCAGATCGATCAGGCCCGGGTCCAGCTCAATCTCAACCGGGAAACTCTGGGTAAAACGGAAAAGCTCCTGTCTATGGGAGGCGCGGCCGAACAGAAACGGGATGAGCTGGCCACTCAGGTGAGCGTAGGCGAATCGAGCCTGCGGATTCTCCAGAGCCAGTATAATCTCATTCTGGCTCAGGAGGCGGAACTCTATGCGGGTATCGATATGACCGATCTGGCAATTGAGAAATCCTCTGTCGAAGCTCCCGTGTCCGGAACGATTCTGAACCGGTACCACAGTCCCGGAGAGCTGGTGGCAAGGGGAACGCCTCTTCTCGAAATGGCCGATCTCTCGGTTCTGGATCTCTACGTCTATCTGCCTCTGAGAAAGCTGACAGAAGTCAAGGTCGGACAGAGTGCTCATATCGAAGTCTCTGGAGCTTCGCAGACTTACAGCGGAACCTTATCGTGGATCGCTTCGGAAGGGGAGTTTACGCCTAAAACCATCCTGACAAAAGAAACCAGAGACACCCTAGTCTACGAAGTGAAAATCCGCGTGGAGAACCCCTCGGGCGAATTGAAAATCGGGATGCCGGCCGATGTCACATTCTGA
- a CDS encoding ABC transporter ATP-binding protein: MSHSDGMTVLEARDFVKNYGAVKAVRGVSFSVKKGEIFGLIGPDGGGKTSLMRSFVSLLKIDGGELYFKGRSVRENPDFVRQNIGYMPQRFSLYQDMSVAENLRFFADLFNVDRVVAENRIEELYGFSGLKPFSKRKAGALSGGMKQKLALSCMLVHSPDVVILDEPTFGVDPVSRSEFWQILSKLKEEGTSILVSTAYMDEADLCDRVGLMFNGRILVHDRPSALPGRYPGKLYSLCTDDPHLVHDALEESGLCGECNLFGEGVHLTLSEGVVESQIRELLELKSLGFESFGAIDCGIEDLFLLLMKGDGDER, from the coding sequence ATGTCACATTCTGATGGTATGACGGTTCTGGAAGCCCGGGATTTCGTCAAGAACTACGGCGCTGTCAAAGCGGTCCGGGGTGTTTCCTTCTCTGTAAAGAAAGGGGAGATCTTCGGATTGATCGGGCCTGACGGCGGTGGAAAAACAAGCCTGATGCGCTCCTTTGTTTCTCTTCTGAAAATTGACGGGGGAGAGCTCTATTTCAAAGGCAGGTCCGTCCGGGAGAATCCCGATTTTGTTCGTCAGAATATCGGCTATATGCCTCAGCGGTTCAGCCTCTATCAGGATATGAGCGTCGCCGAGAATCTGCGTTTTTTTGCCGACCTGTTCAATGTCGACAGGGTTGTTGCAGAAAACCGGATCGAAGAACTATACGGCTTTTCCGGATTGAAGCCCTTTTCCAAGCGGAAGGCCGGAGCTCTGTCGGGGGGGATGAAGCAGAAACTCGCTCTATCGTGCATGCTCGTCCATTCTCCCGATGTGGTTATTCTCGATGAGCCGACTTTCGGGGTCGATCCCGTTTCCAGAAGCGAATTCTGGCAGATTCTAAGTAAGCTCAAAGAGGAGGGAACTTCCATTCTCGTCAGCACGGCCTATATGGATGAGGCTGATCTCTGTGATCGGGTCGGACTGATGTTCAACGGCAGGATCCTTGTCCACGACAGGCCTTCGGCTCTTCCGGGACGTTACCCCGGAAAACTCTATAGCTTATGCACCGATGATCCCCATCTGGTTCACGATGCCCTGGAGGAATCGGGTTTGTGCGGCGAGTGCAATCTCTTCGGCGAAGGAGTTCATCTCACCTTGTCGGAAGGTGTTGTGGAAAGTCAGATCAGGGAACTTCTGGAACTGAAATCTCTGGGTTTTGAATCCTTCGGTGCCATTGACTGTGGAATCGAGGATCTTTTCCTCCTTCTGATGAAAGGAGATGGCGATGAGCGTTGA
- a CDS encoding ABC transporter ATP-binding protein translates to MSVEVAGLTKMFGDFAAVDHVSFSVEKGEIFGFLGANGAGKTTTIRMLCGLLEPSEGTGRVAGFDINREYNKIKNRIGYMSQKFSLYNDLTAWENIEFYGGIYGLNDKEIKERSSELFAIIGLEELKDKLTSSIPMGWKQRLALCASLLHDPDIIFLDEPTSGVDPVSRRNFWKLIYQLSDMGKTVFVTTHYMDEAEYCHRLSIMKQGRIIEMDNPRSLKEKYGVKTMQDVFLASVGRGEN, encoded by the coding sequence ATGAGCGTTGAAGTTGCAGGGCTCACAAAGATGTTCGGCGATTTTGCCGCAGTCGATCATGTCAGCTTCTCCGTTGAAAAAGGGGAAATCTTCGGGTTTCTCGGAGCCAACGGCGCCGGTAAGACGACCACCATAAGAATGCTCTGCGGCCTTCTGGAGCCAAGTGAAGGGACCGGGCGGGTAGCGGGGTTCGATATCAACCGGGAGTACAATAAAATAAAAAACCGCATAGGTTACATGAGCCAGAAGTTCAGTCTCTACAACGACCTGACAGCCTGGGAGAATATCGAATTTTACGGAGGGATATACGGGCTCAATGATAAAGAGATAAAAGAGAGGAGCTCCGAACTTTTTGCCATAATCGGACTTGAAGAGCTGAAGGACAAACTCACTTCATCGATCCCCATGGGGTGGAAACAGCGGCTGGCCCTCTGCGCCAGCCTGCTTCACGATCCGGATATTATCTTTCTCGACGAACCGACCAGCGGAGTCGATCCTGTGTCCAGGCGTAATTTCTGGAAGCTGATTTATCAGCTCTCCGATATGGGGAAGACCGTATTCGTCACCACCCATTACATGGATGAGGCGGAGTACTGCCATCGCCTGTCCATCATGAAACAGGGGCGGATTATCGAAATGGACAATCCCCGCAGCCTGAAAGAGAAATACGGAGTTAAAACCATGCAGGATGTTTTTCTGGCATCGGTCGGAAGGGGGGAGAATTGA
- a CDS encoding ABC transporter permease: protein MKRSFLSIVRKELIHIFRDRQSLFMVLTMPLLMLLLYGYAITLDMKAIDIIVADHSASPESRELIRHIEATDFFKVSVYKGGVAHIGEIFQNREAQCVLEIPRDYGETIRAGLPVQLQLSIDASDPNAANFIQNYVSRVASLSFADQTMLFSLEPRIFYNPDMRSAPFFIPGLIALILLLICALLTSIAIVREKETGTMEQLLVSPVKPVQIILGKVLPYTFLGFFDGLMILVVGSLLFHVPIQGSVLLIMAMMLVYVVTGLSLGMLVSTVAKTQSVAMLAAITMTVLPSMLMSGFIFPISSMPRIFQLVSRIIPATYFIEIIRGIVLKGNDLHNLYKPASILLGLDAVLIALSIRAFKIRLE from the coding sequence TTGAAACGGTCATTTCTTTCCATTGTCCGCAAGGAACTCATACACATTTTCCGGGACAGGCAGAGCCTTTTTATGGTTCTGACCATGCCCCTGCTTATGCTTCTCCTCTACGGTTATGCCATCACCCTTGATATGAAAGCCATCGATATCATCGTAGCAGACCATTCGGCCAGTCCCGAAAGCAGGGAATTGATCCGTCACATAGAGGCGACGGATTTCTTCAAAGTCTCTGTTTATAAAGGCGGGGTCGCCCATATAGGAGAAATCTTTCAGAACCGCGAAGCCCAGTGCGTCCTTGAAATCCCCCGTGATTACGGAGAGACCATCCGGGCGGGTCTCCCCGTCCAGCTTCAGCTCTCCATCGATGCCAGTGATCCCAATGCGGCCAATTTCATACAGAATTATGTGAGCCGGGTGGCATCGCTGTCCTTCGCCGATCAGACAATGCTCTTTTCTCTGGAACCGCGGATTTTCTATAACCCCGACATGCGGTCGGCACCCTTTTTCATCCCGGGCCTGATCGCCTTGATCCTGCTTCTCATCTGCGCGCTCCTGACAAGCATCGCCATTGTCCGGGAGAAGGAGACGGGGACAATGGAGCAGCTTCTGGTCAGCCCGGTCAAACCGGTCCAGATAATTCTGGGCAAAGTTCTGCCTTATACTTTTCTGGGGTTTTTCGACGGGCTGATGATTCTGGTCGTGGGAAGCCTGCTTTTCCATGTGCCCATCCAGGGATCTGTTCTGCTCATTATGGCGATGATGCTCGTCTATGTCGTCACAGGACTCAGTCTGGGAATGCTCGTGTCCACCGTAGCGAAAACCCAGTCCGTGGCCATGCTGGCAGCCATTACCATGACCGTTCTCCCCTCCATGCTGATGAGCGGCTTTATCTTTCCCATTTCCAGCATGCCCCGCATATTTCAGCTGGTCAGCCGCATCATTCCGGCGACTTATTTTATCGAGATTATCCGTGGGATCGTCCTCAAGGGGAATGATCTTCATAATCTCTACAAACCGGCTTCCATTCTTCTGGGGCTGGATGCCGTCCTTATCGCCCTCAGCATCAGGGCCTTTAAGATAAGGCTGGAGTAG
- a CDS encoding ABC transporter permease, whose protein sequence is MGKIRSLVKKEFRQIRRTKAYFALIFVAPFMQLLIMGSAITNEVKNISLVIVDQDKTPASREIIDKFSAVAIFDYLGEARTTEEASLALDDGLAKAVIIIPRDFERDMERGLSPSLQVLIDGVDGNSAGISLGYITSMAAGIQKGWMMAGQLPVSGGVQVIPRYFYNPELDSKLNFVPGLIGLLLLMITTMLTAINIVREKELGTLEQLMVTPLGGTQLIIGKIIPFTILGLLQFTMGILAARLVFGIPVQGSIPLLYGMVLLFIMTTLGLGIFFSTVANTQQQAMFVAWFSMIFTLLLSGFFVPINNMPRFVQYLTYLNPLRYFITVLREIYLKGTPFRDLWREAVILGGMGLTLILASSMRFHKRLK, encoded by the coding sequence ATGGGAAAAATCCGATCACTTGTCAAAAAAGAATTCCGGCAGATCCGTCGGACCAAAGCCTATTTCGCACTGATATTCGTCGCTCCCTTCATGCAGCTGCTCATAATGGGGTCGGCCATCACCAATGAAGTGAAAAATATCTCTCTGGTTATTGTCGATCAGGACAAAACACCAGCGAGCCGGGAAATCATCGACAAGTTCAGCGCCGTCGCCATTTTTGATTACCTGGGCGAAGCCCGGACCACCGAAGAGGCATCGCTGGCCCTCGATGACGGTCTGGCGAAAGCCGTCATCATCATTCCCCGGGACTTTGAACGGGATATGGAAAGAGGGCTTTCCCCTTCCCTTCAGGTTCTTATCGACGGGGTCGACGGCAACTCGGCGGGAATCAGCCTCGGTTACATCACCTCCATGGCTGCGGGAATTCAGAAAGGGTGGATGATGGCGGGACAGCTTCCGGTTTCCGGCGGTGTCCAGGTTATCCCCCGGTACTTCTACAACCCTGAGCTCGACAGCAAGCTCAACTTTGTTCCGGGACTCATAGGTCTGCTGCTCCTGATGATTACGACTATGCTTACGGCTATCAATATCGTCCGGGAGAAGGAACTGGGTACGCTGGAACAGCTGATGGTGACGCCTCTGGGCGGGACTCAGCTGATCATCGGGAAGATCATCCCCTTTACCATTCTGGGGCTTCTCCAGTTCACCATGGGGATTCTGGCGGCCCGGCTGGTCTTCGGTATCCCCGTCCAGGGAAGCATTCCCCTGCTATACGGGATGGTTCTTCTCTTTATCATGACTACGCTGGGGCTCGGGATTTTCTTCTCAACAGTCGCCAATACCCAGCAGCAGGCCATGTTTGTCGCCTGGTTTTCCATGATCTTCACATTGCTGCTTTCGGGATTCTTTGTCCCCATCAATAATATGCCGCGGTTCGTTCAGTATCTGACCTACCTCAACCCTTTGCGGTATTTCATTACGGTACTGCGGGAAATTTATCTGAAAGGGACTCCCTTCCGCGATCTCTGGCGGGAAGCTGTGATTCTGGGAGGAATGGGACTGACTCTCATTCTGGCCTCTTCAATGCGGTTTCATAAAAGGCTCAAGTGA
- a CDS encoding acetyl-CoA C-acetyltransferase, whose protein sequence is MNEIVVLGALRTPIGSFGGTLKDVSAVEMGAQLIKALLEKTGVGKDKVDEVIMGNVLSAGLGQNVARQMAVRAGLPVEIPAMTLNKVCGSGLRTVSLAAQIIKAGDAGCIICGGAENMSQAPYLLPSSRWGQKMGNGQMIDSMINDALWDSFNDYHMGITAENIAEQWGISREEQDNFAFQSQSKAAQAIEAGAFKEEIMPVSIPQRKGDPLIFDTDEYPRLSPVDKLAKLKPAFKKDGTVTAGNASGINDGAAVLIIASRKWAEENNIPVLATIKGYGSAGLDPSIMGYGPVPSSKKALEAAEWTVENLDLIEANEAFAAQSLAVVRDLKLDPAKVNVNGGAIALGHPVGCSGARILTTLIYAMKQKKARKGLATLCIGGGMGTALCIEMEDRS, encoded by the coding sequence ATGAATGAAATAGTTGTACTGGGAGCTCTGAGAACCCCGATCGGATCATTCGGCGGAACGCTGAAGGATGTATCGGCTGTTGAAATGGGAGCTCAGCTTATTAAAGCTCTTCTTGAAAAAACAGGGGTCGGCAAAGATAAAGTCGACGAAGTCATTATGGGGAACGTTCTCTCCGCCGGACTTGGCCAGAATGTGGCCCGTCAGATGGCTGTACGGGCTGGCCTGCCTGTGGAAATCCCCGCCATGACCCTTAATAAAGTATGCGGGTCCGGTCTGAGAACCGTGAGCCTTGCGGCGCAGATCATCAAGGCGGGAGACGCCGGGTGCATTATCTGCGGCGGCGCCGAAAACATGAGTCAGGCTCCTTATCTACTTCCCTCATCGCGGTGGGGGCAGAAAATGGGTAACGGGCAGATGATCGACTCCATGATCAACGATGCCCTCTGGGACTCTTTCAATGATTATCATATGGGAATAACAGCGGAAAACATCGCTGAACAATGGGGCATCTCCAGAGAAGAGCAGGACAACTTTGCTTTTCAGAGTCAGTCCAAAGCGGCGCAGGCGATCGAAGCCGGAGCTTTCAAAGAGGAAATCATGCCGGTTTCCATTCCCCAGAGAAAGGGCGATCCTTTAATTTTTGATACAGATGAATATCCCCGTTTGAGTCCGGTTGATAAGCTGGCCAAACTGAAACCCGCCTTTAAAAAGGACGGAACCGTAACAGCCGGTAATGCTTCGGGAATCAATGACGGAGCGGCCGTACTGATTATTGCCAGCCGGAAATGGGCGGAAGAGAACAATATCCCTGTTCTGGCGACAATCAAAGGTTACGGATCGGCGGGACTCGATCCTTCCATTATGGGATACGGTCCGGTCCCCTCATCGAAAAAAGCTCTGGAAGCCGCTGAATGGACAGTAGAGAATCTGGATCTGATCGAAGCCAATGAAGCTTTTGCTGCCCAGTCTCTCGCTGTTGTCCGGGATCTGAAACTGGATCCGGCTAAAGTGAATGTCAACGGAGGCGCTATTGCCCTGGGTCATCCCGTCGGATGCTCGGGTGCGCGGATCCTCACGACGCTGATATATGCCATGAAGCAGAAAAAAGCACGCAAAGGACTGGCCACTCTCTGTATCGGAGGGGGCATGGGTACGGCCCTCTGTATAGAGATGGAGGACCGGTCATGA
- a CDS encoding CoA transferase subunit A translates to MKEKPIITAEEAIAMIKDGDTLMVSGFMGVGTPAGLMKALGESGRKDLTLICSDNGLFLGDESAATGVAPNVLKKQFKKYIASHIGLNKETQRQMLSGEAEVELVPQGTLAERIRSGGTGLGGFLTPTGVGTAVQEGKQVINVEGKDYLLELPLKSDYTLIRAAKADKAGNLTYSASARNFAPLMAMAGETVIVEADEIVEIGTLDPETVVTPGIFVHYIVQRGEA, encoded by the coding sequence ATGAAGGAAAAACCGATCATTACCGCCGAAGAGGCCATAGCCATGATAAAGGACGGCGATACACTTATGGTTTCGGGGTTTATGGGCGTCGGCACTCCTGCGGGACTGATGAAAGCTCTTGGAGAAAGCGGTAGAAAAGATTTGACTCTGATCTGCAGCGACAACGGACTCTTTCTGGGAGACGAAAGCGCGGCTACCGGTGTCGCCCCCAATGTGCTGAAGAAGCAGTTTAAAAAATATATTGCCAGCCATATCGGACTGAATAAGGAAACCCAGCGGCAGATGCTCTCCGGTGAAGCGGAGGTGGAGCTTGTTCCCCAGGGAACGCTGGCTGAAAGGATCCGTTCCGGCGGTACGGGGCTCGGCGGCTTTCTCACGCCCACCGGCGTGGGAACGGCTGTTCAGGAGGGAAAACAGGTCATTAACGTGGAAGGAAAGGATTACCTTCTTGAACTGCCCCTGAAAAGCGATTACACCCTCATCCGCGCAGCCAAAGCCGATAAAGCGGGCAATCTCACCTATTCGGCTTCTGCCAGAAATTTCGCGCCTCTGATGGCCATGGCCGGAGAGACTGTCATAGTAGAAGCAGATGAAATCGTCGAAATCGGAACCCTCGATCCCGAAACCGTTGTCACACCGGGAATCTTTGTTCATTACATCGTGCAGAGAGGGGAGGCATAA